DNA sequence from the Streptomyces cinnabarinus genome:
CTTCAACGTCGAGCTGCACAAGCTGAAGCGGAGCGGCGAACTCCTGCGCATTCTGCGGCCGTTCGGCTTCACCGAGGCCGAGATGACGGATCTGACCGCGAAGGAGCTGTGCGGCGGGGGGACGGCCGGATGACGTCAGGACTCTGGGAACTCGTACTCAAGGGTGTCTGGGTCACGGTCCAGCTCCTGGTGCTCAGCGCGCTGCTGGCCGCGGCCGTCTCCTTCGTGGTCGGCATCGCCCGCACCCACCGGCTGTGGATCGTGCGCTTCCTCGCGGGCTTCTACACCGAGGTGTTCCGCGGGACCTCCGCGCTGGTGATGATCTTCTGGGTGTTCTTCGTGCTGCCGCCGGCCTTCGGCTGGCAGCTGGTGCCCCTGTGGGCAGGCACCCTCGCCCTCGGCCTCACCTACGGCGCCTACGGCTCGGAGATCGTGCGCGGCGCGCTGAACGCGGTCGACCCGGCGCAGAAGGAGGGCGGCATCGCGCTCAGCTTCACGCCCTGGCAGCGGATGCGGCTGATCCTGCTGCCGCAGGCGGTGCCGGAGATGATCCCGCCCTTCTCCAACCTGCTGATCGAGCTGCTCAAGGGCACCGCGCTGGTGTCGGTGATGGGCATGGGCGACCTCGCCTTCAGCGGCAACCTGGTGCGCCTCGCGCTCCAGGAGAGCGCCGAGATCTACACGTACATCCTGCTCGTCTACTTCGTGATCGCCTTCGCCCTGACCCGGGTGATGCGCGGTCTGGAGAAGAAGCTCAAGGCCGGGGTCGGCAAGCGGCCCGAGAAGAAAGTCGTCGTTGCCGAGCCGGTGGGCGGTGGTGTGTCGTG
Encoded proteins:
- the ehuC gene encoding ectoine/hydroxyectoine ABC transporter permease subunit EhuC — protein: MTSGLWELVLKGVWVTVQLLVLSALLAAAVSFVVGIARTHRLWIVRFLAGFYTEVFRGTSALVMIFWVFFVLPPAFGWQLVPLWAGTLALGLTYGAYGSEIVRGALNAVDPAQKEGGIALSFTPWQRMRLILLPQAVPEMIPPFSNLLIELLKGTALVSVMGMGDLAFSGNLVRLALQESAEIYTYILLVYFVIAFALTRVMRGLEKKLKAGVGKRPEKKVVVAEPVGGGVS